DNA sequence from the Paraburkholderia azotifigens genome:
AGACGGCGTTCATGGCTCCGTGGTGCCCCGCTGGTCTCCGCGAGGCCGGTCTTGCATCGCGTGCAATTCCCGGTCCCTCGCGCGGAATTCGCCCGATCATGGCGGGCTGATTATTTATCGTGGCGCAATTTTCGAAGCAAATTGGCGGAAAGGCAACTCGTCAGAAAGCGTTCGACGAACGAATTTAACTCGTTTTCGTCATATTCGAGTCGAAACGCAAGCATTCGTCAGAAGAATGATCGTACTTATACTTTTGTGTACGTTTGCGCTTCCGGATTCGTCGCTGATTCGCGAACTCGTATGACCAAAGCGCCGAACCCGCGCCAGCGCGGGCGCCGCGCCTTCTTTGTTGCATTGCGTGCGAGTAAACCCGCGCGCTGAACCTATGATAAGAACTCGTACCTTTTTTACCGGCCGCGAGAGCGGCTTTCGCCATGACAGCTGACCGGACCGATTCCGTCGACGCGAACGCTCCCGATGAGCGCGCCGCCGACGCGCGGCCCGACGAAGCGCTCTTTCCTGCCGTTCCCGAACAGAATTTCGCCGTTCGCCGCATGACGCTGATCGCGCTGCTGGTCGCGGCCGTCGTGGTGCCGTGCGTGTTCGTCGCGGCGATGGCGTTCAGCGATCTGCGCACGCGCGAATCCGACGCCACCGATGTGACGCTGCGCACCGTGCGCGTCGCGGAAGAGCACGCGCTGAAAGTGTTCGACATGAACGAGGCGCTCGACGCGCGCGTGGTCGACCTCGTGCAAGGACTCGACGATAACGGCATCCGCGAGCGCGAAGACGCGATCCACGAAAAGCTGCAGACGATGGGCGGCGGCTATCCGCAAGTCGCGGCCGTCTCGATCTTCGGGCACGACGGCGCCTTGCTCGCCAGCAGTCGCTTCTATCCGGCGCCCAGCGTGTCGATCGAGCAGCGCGAAGATTTCGTCGGCATTCGCGACGGCCAGGTGCTCGAGCATGTATCGAAAGTGATGGTCGGGCATGTCGCGGGCGAGATCGTATTCAACACGGGCGTCGCGCGGCGCAACGATGACGGTTCGTTTGCCGGCATGGTGTCGGTGGCGCTGCGGCCCAGCTACTTCGCAGCGTTCTATCGCGAGCTGCTGGGCGGCACAGTCTCGCCGATGACGATGGCGCTCACGCGCTCCGACGCCGCCGTGCTCGCGCGCTTTCCCGTCGGTCCGCCGTCGAAGGCCGAAGAGCCCGTGCGCCACAACGCGTACACCGACGCACTCGCGGAAGGCCGCCGCGCGGGCGTCGTGCGGGTGCGCTCGACGATCGACGGCGAACGCCTGATCGTCGCGTTCCGCCGCGTCGGCTCGTATCCCGCGTATGTCAGCGTCGGCTATCGCACGTCGGCGATCTGGGCGGCGTGGTATCGCCATCTGAGCGTACTGATCCTGTCGACGTTCGTGCCGTCGATCGTGCTGTGGTGTGTGATCTGGCTGTCACTCAAGCGCCTCGGCGCGGAAGAGGAAGCGTGGGAGCGCTGGCAGGCGGAAGCGTCGATGCGGCGCTCGATCGAATCCGCTTACCGGCAATCGCGCAAGATGGAAGCGCTCGGCAATCTCGTCGGCAGCGCCGCGCACGACTTCAACAACCTGCTGATGATCGTCTCCGCCAACGTGCAGATCGTGCGGCGGCGCGGCGCGGCGGCGTTCGATCGCGAGTTGTCCGCCGTCGAGCGCGCGCTGAAAAGCGGGCAATCGCTCACGCGGCAACTGCTCGGCGTGGCGCGCAAGCAGCCGCTGCGCAACGAAACGCTCGATGTCGAACGCTGGCTGCCCGGCTGCCGCGATCTGCTGCGTGCTTCGCTCGGCGCGAAGGTCGCGCTGGTGATGGATGTCGGGACGGGCCTGTGGCCGATGCAGGTCGATGTCGCGGAACTGGAACTGGCGCTCATCAACGTCGCCGTCAACGCCCGCGACGCAATGCCGAACGGCGGCCGCTACACGGTGCGCGCGAGCAACGTGAGCTTCAGACACGAAGACGGCTTCCCCATCACGGGCGACTTCGTGCAGCTTTCGCTCGAAGACACGGGCGTCGGGATGCCGCCCGAAGTGCTGTCGCGCGCGTTCGAGCCGCTCTTCACGACCAAGCCGAAAGGCATGGGCACGGGTCTCGGGCTGCCGCAGGTATTCGCCTTCTGCGAGCGCTCGGGCGGACTGGCCGCGATCGACAGCGCGATCGGCGCGGGCACGTCGGTGCGGCTTTATCTGCCGCGCGCGACGCAAGCGCCGGAAGCCGAGCGGCCCGCCGAACCCGTCGCCGAAGAAGCGGACGCGCCGCATGGTTTGCGCATCCTGCTCGTCGAGGACAACGACGAGGTCGCGGCGGGCACGGAAGCGCTGCTGCAGATGATGGGTCACGAAGTCACCTGCGTGTTCAACGCGGACGCTGCGATGGATCGCTTCGACGCCGCACACGCGCGGCTGAAGGACACCGGCGAGCCTGTGCCGTTCGACCTCGTGATTTCCGACATCCATATGCCGGGCAAGCTGAATGGCATCGATCTGGCGGAGCGCGTGCAGTCGTTCGAAACGAAGCTGCCCGTGATTCTCGTCACGGGTTATGCGGAAGAACTGGAGCGCGCGCGTCACGTCGATGCACGCGTGTTGTCGAAACCGTTCGATATCGCGCTGCTCGACAAATTCCTGCAGACCCTACAGCGCGATCTCGCGCATCCGCCGACACATCCAGCCGGCTGAACGCCGCTGCCGGGGATTACCGGCCATTTGTAAAAGCGCGCCATGCGTTGGCCGCGCTTGCCGGCCCGACGGCTCCGACGCCGTCGCGGGCTCCCGTTTCCGGGACTTTCCCGCCAGCCAACGCATCTGCAACCCGGCATGAACGTTGCAGCTTTCTCCGCATCGAGAATGCAGCGCCGCGCCGCCGCATTCGTTCAGAAAGCCACGGAGACAGACATGCGACACACCGTGATTGGTCTTTTCGACACTTACGCGCAAGCCGAGAGCGCCCGCAACCTGCTCGTGCAGACCGGCTTTGCATCCAGCGACATCGAGTTGCAGGCAAACCCCGAAACGCCCGCCGACGCCGCCGCCGCGCATTCTCCCGGCGTCATCGCGAATATCGAACGATTTCTCTCGAGCCTGTTCACGACGTCCGGTCCGACTGCGCCCGAAGCCGAACGCTACACGGAAGCCGTGCGGCGTGGCGCAGTGCTCGTGGCCGTCAACGCGGCAAGCGAGTCGCATGCAGAACTCGCGCGCAATTCGCTGACGAGGTTGGGCGCGCTCGAAGTGAGCGAGCGCGCGCCGGACGTCGAGACTCGCTCGGCGGAGGAGCGGCGCGAACACTCCGTGCTGGATGAACTTGGTTTCGGCGCGCCCGCCGCGACATCGATGGCGACGCAGCCGTCGAGCGACGCGCTGCTTGCCGAAGAAGAGGCCCGCAAGCGCGCGCGCATGGATACGCTGCACGGCGTGCCGCCCGTCGACGAGACCTCCGCGGAAGCGCTTGCCGCTGCGAGCGCACCGGGCGCCGGCGCGGTGATGCGGCCGGACGTGCCGCCTGCATCCACTCCACGCGCCGACGACTTAAACCGGCCGGCGTCGGCGTCGCCTGACTACGGCGTACCGACGGGCACCAACCGACCCGCGGCGGCTCAGGCGGACACACCGGCGTCAGCTGCGATCGCATCGGCGGGTATCGCCGGTTCAGGCGCAGTGATGACGCCCGACACAGCCGCGCCCGGACAAGCGATGCCGCAGCAGGTGCCAGACGAGTTCCTCGAATACGAAGAGGATTTCCGCGGTCACTACGATTCGGAGTACGCGCACGAAGGGCTGCGCTATGACGAGTACGTGCCGGCGTACCACTACGGCGCGACGATGGCTCGCGAGATTCGCTATCAGGACAGGTCGTGGGACGAGGTCGAGCCCGAAGTACAGCTGGACTGGGAACGCGATCGCGCGGCGGGTGTGGGCAGCTGGGAGCGGTTCAAGGCTGCCGTGCGGCATGGATGGGATCGGGTGACGGGGCATCCGGATCATCGGCCGTAGTGCCGGCAGTGATGCGGCGCCCGATGTCGGGCGCCGCTCGCCTGATTGAGTCCGGCGCTTAGCCGACGTGTCGCTTCACCCAGTCCACATAACGGTCGACGAACTTCTGCAGGAACTTGCGCGTGTCGTCATTCGCGATGTTGCCGCTCTCGTCGATCTGGCCAGCCGTATGCTTGATGAACATCTCGGGCTGGCTCAGGGTCGCGACGTCGAGATAGGCCAACACGTTGCGCAGATGCTGCTGTGCGAGCGCGGTGCCCGTTGCGCCCGGCGACGTGCCGATCACGGCGCCCGGCTTGCCGCCCCAGACACTGTGACCCCAAGGGCGCGAACCCCAATCGAGCGCGTTTTTCAACACGCCGGGCATCGAGCGGTTGTATTCGGGGGTCACGAACAGCAACCCGTTCGCGGCCTGGATTTTCTGCTTAAAGATGCGCGCGACTTCTGGGAAGTCGTCGTCGTAATCCTGGCTGTAGAGCGGGAGAGAACCGATATCGAGAAACTCGAACGAAAAATCCGAAGGTGCGAGTGAAATCAACGCCTTTGCCAATTGGCGGTTGGTCGAGTCGCGGCGCAGGCTGCCGACGACGACTGCAATGTGATAGGCCATGTCTTCCTTCATCGGTTGGCGCGATAGCGCAAAAGGGGGTGCGACCTGTGGATCATAACGGTCGACGTCGTATCCCGCCGCGCAGGTCTGCGCCCCGGATATGAAGTTTTTCTGACGGCCTGTGGATAATCCGAGAGACATACAAGTTATCCACAGATTTTCTGGATAACCCTGTGGATAGGTCGAATCTTTGCCTTATCAATCAAGCGCATCGTCGGGCTGTCGCCCGATGCAACAAACGGCGCACGACATCGCTTGCCGATACAGCTTTTCGTTGAACTTGTGGACAAGCGATTTTTCGAACGGTTGAGAGTCACTTGGTTGTTGTTGAGGACCTGAGAACTGGGGGGAAGAATAGATCATGAGCTTGGATCACTCTGGCAAATCGCATGACGAAGCGTTTGCTGTGAAAAAGCAGCGGAAGCTGCGCTCGCTGGAACAGCCGGGCGGTGAGATGGCCGTCGAAGGCACGCAAGCGGACGAAACCCATAGCTGCGGCGAACTTTCCGAACGCGGCAAACAGGTGTGGCGCAGGGGCAGTGGGCTCGATGGCGGCGGCAAAACCTGAGTGCGTGGTTCTGCGCGCAAGATCATGAAAAAAGGGCGCTCGTGGCGCCCTTTTTTGTCTGGCTAGCCTGGATCGCTATCTCAGTTGCCGAAGAACACGTTGCAGTACGAGGCGGGGCCTTCGCACTTCTGGTTCGTGTCGGCGTTGGCAACCCCGGTCGCAGCAGCCAGCAGTGCGACAGATGCAACGAGGGCGGAAAGAAGGCGTTTCATGGATGACTCCTGATTCTCTGCGTTGATGCGCTCGCGTGTTGCGACCGTTGAAGCGGAGGATATCGATGGAGTGTTCAGCCAGAAATAGCCGCTTTGCCAAGATATTTTTTCATCGATTGAAATAATCGGGAAACTCGAATTTTTGATCCGGTCCGAGCCCTTATCGCGTGTGCATTCGCACGAGGCTCGATGCGAGCTATTTCATATCTTGCAATTCCCGCAACAATCTCTTGTGGATTGCGATGCTTTGTTGCCGCGCCTTGAGCGGTTAGCGCTCAGTCGGCGGCGTATCGCGATAGCGCGCGAGATAGCCGCCATGTGCAACTTCGTCCACGCCGACACGATGCCTTTCAGACGACGCCGGATGCTTTCCTAGCATCGCAGCAGGGCGAATCGGACGATGTCGAAAATTTCCGCCGCAGTTAGGACATACGTTCTGCAGCGTAGTGAGCGCGCAGCTCTCACAAAACGTGCATTCGAAACTGCAAATCATTGCGTCATCCGCGTTCGGCGGCAGTGCCTTGCCGCACCCTTCGCACGACGGTCTGAGTTCGAGCATTTCGGGTCTCCTGGATCGATACGATTGTTGGGAGTGTAGGGAGAGCGAGAAGGGTGAAAAGGTCAGCGCGGCGTCAATTCCTGCCAAGGCCACAAAGTCGGATTGAACTTCGATGCAGATGATTTGCTTATGCAAATTTATCGGTTCGTGCCCGTTAGCGACCGGCTTATCGTTGAGCGCAATCGGTCCATGTTGCGTCCGTTTTCGCTATATCGCATCCGCCCATGCCTCAACATCCCACACTTACACGTCGATCCTTCCTGGCCGGAGTCGGCGCACTCCTGGCCACGACCGCACTTCCTTCTCTCGCGGATAGCCGTGCAAAGGAAATCCGCATCGGCTATCAAAAGGCCGCGAGCACGCTCGTGTTATTGAAGGCGCACGGAACGCTTGAAAAGCGCTTTGCGCCGCAGGGTGTCACGGTGAAATGGACGGAATTCCCGGCCGGTCCGCAGTTGCTCGAAGGATTGAATGTAGGTTCGATCGACTTCGGCTATGTCGGCGAGGCGCCACCCGTCATCGCGCAAGCCGCCGGTGCGAATTTCGTCTACACCGCGTATGAGATTCCAACGCCGCAAGCCGAAGGCATTCTTGTCCATCGCG
Encoded proteins:
- a CDS encoding hybrid sensor histidine kinase/response regulator — encoded protein: MTADRTDSVDANAPDERAADARPDEALFPAVPEQNFAVRRMTLIALLVAAVVVPCVFVAAMAFSDLRTRESDATDVTLRTVRVAEEHALKVFDMNEALDARVVDLVQGLDDNGIREREDAIHEKLQTMGGGYPQVAAVSIFGHDGALLASSRFYPAPSVSIEQREDFVGIRDGQVLEHVSKVMVGHVAGEIVFNTGVARRNDDGSFAGMVSVALRPSYFAAFYRELLGGTVSPMTMALTRSDAAVLARFPVGPPSKAEEPVRHNAYTDALAEGRRAGVVRVRSTIDGERLIVAFRRVGSYPAYVSVGYRTSAIWAAWYRHLSVLILSTFVPSIVLWCVIWLSLKRLGAEEEAWERWQAEASMRRSIESAYRQSRKMEALGNLVGSAAHDFNNLLMIVSANVQIVRRRGAAAFDRELSAVERALKSGQSLTRQLLGVARKQPLRNETLDVERWLPGCRDLLRASLGAKVALVMDVGTGLWPMQVDVAELELALINVAVNARDAMPNGGRYTVRASNVSFRHEDGFPITGDFVQLSLEDTGVGMPPEVLSRAFEPLFTTKPKGMGTGLGLPQVFAFCERSGGLAAIDSAIGAGTSVRLYLPRATQAPEAERPAEPVAEEADAPHGLRILLVEDNDEVAAGTEALLQMMGHEVTCVFNADAAMDRFDAAHARLKDTGEPVPFDLVISDIHMPGKLNGIDLAERVQSFETKLPVILVTGYAEELERARHVDARVLSKPFDIALLDKFLQTLQRDLAHPPTHPAG
- a CDS encoding NADPH-dependent FMN reductase, encoding MAYHIAVVVGSLRRDSTNRQLAKALISLAPSDFSFEFLDIGSLPLYSQDYDDDFPEVARIFKQKIQAANGLLFVTPEYNRSMPGVLKNALDWGSRPWGHSVWGGKPGAVIGTSPGATGTALAQQHLRNVLAYLDVATLSQPEMFIKHTAGQIDESGNIANDDTRKFLQKFVDRYVDWVKRHVG
- a CDS encoding DUF1272 domain-containing protein; translation: MLELRPSCEGCGKALPPNADDAMICSFECTFCESCALTTLQNVCPNCGGNFRHRPIRPAAMLGKHPASSERHRVGVDEVAHGGYLARYRDTPPTER